The proteins below are encoded in one region of Sandaracinaceae bacterium:
- a CDS encoding glycosyltransferase family 4 protein: MRPRLLMVIAEDWYFWSHRLHIAQAAQRAGYDVGLATAQGDLQPRIEAEGFRYFPIRLDRGSTNPLAEARSVASVTAVMVRFRPDVVHLVAHKLVLYGSIAAALTRAPAVVCAVAGMGYLFMGDGLKRQVLRGVVQQAYGGLVKRGGRVSVILQNPDDQRELAAAGMIDPAQVTMICGSGVDTERFAPAPEPGGVPIVMTHSRMLVDKGIGEIAEAARILRDRGVPVRFRLVGDPDAQNPSTIPPETLRAWHDEGLVEHLGRRADIPEQLAACHIACLPSYREGAPLSLIEAAAAGRPIVSADVPGCREIVRDGDNGYLVPVRDGLALAIAIEKLVTDPALRQRMGQRSRERALAEWSRAHVAEATLQVYAAQLGRHPRGRSALRRLSTT; encoded by the coding sequence GTGCGCCCGCGTCTCCTGATGGTCATCGCCGAGGACTGGTACTTCTGGTCCCACAGGCTCCACATCGCTCAGGCAGCCCAGCGCGCGGGCTACGACGTCGGGCTCGCCACCGCGCAGGGTGACCTGCAGCCTCGGATCGAAGCCGAGGGCTTCCGCTATTTCCCCATTCGCCTCGATCGCGGCAGCACCAATCCGCTGGCCGAGGCGCGCTCGGTGGCCAGCGTGACCGCGGTGATGGTCCGTTTCCGCCCTGACGTGGTGCACCTGGTGGCCCACAAGCTGGTGCTCTACGGGTCCATCGCCGCCGCGCTCACGCGGGCGCCCGCGGTGGTCTGCGCGGTGGCCGGCATGGGCTACCTGTTCATGGGGGATGGGCTCAAGCGTCAGGTCCTGCGCGGCGTGGTGCAGCAGGCCTACGGGGGTCTCGTGAAGCGCGGTGGCCGCGTGAGCGTGATCCTGCAGAACCCCGACGACCAGCGCGAACTCGCCGCCGCCGGCATGATCGACCCGGCGCAGGTCACCATGATCTGCGGGTCGGGCGTGGACACCGAGCGCTTCGCGCCCGCGCCAGAGCCAGGCGGCGTGCCCATCGTCATGACGCACAGCCGCATGCTGGTGGACAAGGGCATCGGAGAGATCGCCGAGGCGGCCCGCATCTTGCGCGACCGAGGGGTGCCGGTGCGCTTCCGGTTGGTGGGAGACCCCGACGCGCAGAACCCCAGCACCATCCCGCCCGAGACGCTGCGTGCCTGGCACGACGAAGGCCTGGTAGAGCACCTGGGGCGCCGCGCAGACATCCCGGAGCAGCTCGCCGCCTGCCACATCGCCTGCTTGCCCAGCTATCGCGAGGGCGCGCCGCTGTCGCTGATCGAGGCCGCAGCGGCCGGCCGGCCCATCGTGAGCGCCGACGTGCCGGGCTGCCGCGAGATCGTGCGCGACGGAGACAACGGCTACTTGGTCCCCGTGCGCGATGGTCTCGCCCTGGCCATCGCCATCGAGAAGCTGGTCACGGACCCGGCGCTGCGTCAGCGCATGGGGCAGCGCAGCCGTGAGCGCGCCCTCGCGGAGTGGTCACGCGCGCACGTGGCCGAGGCCACGCTGCAGGTCTACGCCGCCCAGCTGGGGCGTCACCCGCGTGGGCGGAGCGCGCTGCGCAGGCTGTCCACCACGTAG
- a CDS encoding DegT/DnrJ/EryC1/StrS family aminotransferase, which yields MKVPLLDVTRIPADLQARLEARAIEVLRSGEYILGPAVSAFERDCERVLEVPHALGVSNGSDAILMLLMALGIGPGDEVIVPSYTFFATAGAVSRLGGTPVFADSCVDTLNLDPAQVSRLITARTRAIIPVHLFGLAADLAGLRSVAGELPILEDAAQSFLARYGGRPVGSIETAGAHSFFPSKNLGGFGDGGLVTTRDPAMAERLRILRAHGSEPKYHHAVVGGNFRLDALQAALLHVKLPLVEAELAGRRQNAARYAEAFAALSELRLPPAHPEHTYNQYVVRFPDRVTRDHVQRSLSQAGVGTAIYYPIPLHRQVCFADVAAGAVCPVADEAAATSLALPIFAALREDEQGYVVDSLRSALRPRG from the coding sequence GTGAAGGTCCCGCTCCTGGACGTCACCCGCATCCCCGCGGACCTGCAGGCGCGCCTCGAGGCCCGCGCCATCGAGGTGCTGCGCAGCGGCGAATACATCCTGGGCCCCGCCGTCAGCGCGTTCGAGCGGGACTGCGAGCGCGTGCTCGAGGTGCCGCACGCGCTCGGCGTGTCCAACGGCTCGGACGCCATCCTGATGCTGCTCATGGCGCTGGGCATCGGGCCCGGCGACGAGGTCATCGTCCCCAGCTACACGTTCTTCGCCACGGCGGGTGCGGTCTCGCGCCTGGGCGGAACGCCCGTGTTCGCCGACTCGTGCGTGGACACGCTCAACCTCGACCCGGCTCAGGTCTCACGCCTGATCACCGCGCGCACGCGCGCCATCATCCCGGTGCACCTCTTCGGGCTGGCCGCGGATCTCGCGGGGCTGCGCTCCGTGGCGGGCGAGCTACCCATCCTCGAGGACGCCGCGCAGTCGTTCTTGGCACGCTACGGCGGGCGCCCCGTGGGCAGCATCGAGACGGCCGGCGCGCACTCGTTCTTCCCCAGCAAGAACCTGGGTGGCTTCGGCGATGGCGGCCTGGTCACCACGCGCGACCCGGCCATGGCAGAGCGCCTGCGCATCCTGCGCGCGCACGGCAGCGAGCCGAAGTACCACCACGCCGTGGTGGGCGGGAACTTTCGCCTGGACGCGCTCCAGGCCGCGCTGCTGCACGTGAAGCTGCCGTTGGTGGAGGCCGAGCTCGCTGGCCGGCGGCAGAACGCCGCGCGCTACGCCGAGGCCTTCGCAGCGCTGTCCGAGCTGCGTCTCCCGCCGGCCCACCCGGAGCACACCTACAACCAGTACGTGGTGCGCTTTCCCGACCGCGTCACGCGTGATCACGTGCAGCGGTCACTCTCCCAGGCCGGCGTCGGCACGGCCATCTACTACCCCATCCCGCTGCACCGGCAGGTTTGCTTCGCGGATGTGGCGGCTGGCGCCGTGTGCCCCGTGGCCGACGAAGCCGCGGCCACCAGCCTGGCGCTCCCCATCTTTGCCGCCCTGCGCGAAGACGAGCAGGGCTACGTGGTGGACAGCCTGCGCAGCGCGCTCCGCCCACGCGGGTGA